From a single Nicotiana tomentosiformis chromosome 2, ASM39032v3, whole genome shotgun sequence genomic region:
- the LOC104091462 gene encoding uncharacterized protein — translation MKSMKDKLRGKSEFYRIGGFPLALQVWFYECCTVVDKNFVVHIGDHTSHILNWEMIDRPTREDFSTSFFNNTGNKFKNISPKIEELRIFTLHVEVNDEYQKYLTSRNKGKLHIDDSDDFVKPPSKQIKEHVPPKKATGVQPVDYDCELQKLKVDVKQLGASEDKYGAHPEEDTSGRQDNNNFVSNMEFGGNEDVDMDGCKVCGSEGKDVPHSQRDTSLHHRNNIVLDEADRLGVNIMEESSSGVHITFIAKVTFTPNVAHVGTIGETADEATWEMEAESEKEMVPKSQTGIVCVTASVDEAVGEMKEQSEKEVLESHIILYHPELLPEVSPQIEKRRDVMQRSCSRI, via the exons ATGAAGTCGATGAAGGACAAGTTGAGGGGAAAGTCTGAGTTTTATAGGATTGGTGGATTTCCTCTTGCACTACAGGTGTGGTTCTATGAATGTTGTACTGTAGTTGATAAAAATTTTGTTGTTCACATTGGAGATCATACATCACACATATTGAATTGGGAAATGATAGATAGGCCAACGCGTGAGGACTTCTCTACTAGTTTCTTCAATAACACAGGGAATAAG TTTAAAAATATTTCTCCTAAAATTGAAGAGCTAAGGATATTTACTTTGCATGTTGAAGTTAACGATGAGTATCAGAAATATTTGACATCACGTAACAAGGGAAAACTTCATATTGATGATAGCGATGATTTTGTCAAGCCACCCTCGAAACAGATTAAGGAGCATGTCCCACCAAAAAAGGCGACGGGTGTCCAACCTGTTGATTATGACTGTGAGTTGCAGAAGTTGAAAGTTGATGTTAAACAG ctTGGTGCAAGCGAAGATAAATATGGTGCACATCCAGAGGAAGACACCAGTGGTCGTCAAGACAATAATAATTTTGTGAGCAATATGGAGTTTGGTGGCAATGAAGATGTTGACATGGATGGTTGTAAG GTCTGTGGAAGTGAAGGCAAAGATGTTCCACATTCTCAAAGAGATACCAGTTTGCATCATCGTAACAACATTGTGCTCGATGAAGCAGATCGGTTAGGTGTCAATATCATGGAAGAATCTTCTAGTGGTGTCCATATCACGTTCATTGCTAAAGTAACTTTCACACCAAATGTAGCGCATGTTGGCACTATTGGTGAGACTGCAGATGAGGCGACATGGGAGATGGAGGCAGAATCTGAGAAAGAAATGGTTCCCAAATCTCAAACCGGCATTGTTTGTGTGACTGCAAGTGTTGATGAGGCGGTAGGGGAGATGAAGGAACAATCTGAGAAAGAGGTTCTTGAATCTCATATTATTCTGTACCATCCTGAATTACTTCCTGAAGTTTCACCGCAAATTGAAAAAAGAAGAGATGTCATGCAAAGATCGTGCAGTCGTATTTGA